The following proteins are co-located in the uncultured Draconibacterium sp. genome:
- a CDS encoding PKD domain-containing protein, protein MKIFSLFIILCCLALVYSPAIQAQKSLVHQNYSFEAKDSVFKNPFIDVDEWRDKPVKHRYVHGGFDDGTRFSFYFPEKEKYTGRFFQYITPFPDSETSVQAYGEALNPIGFSITHGAYFVATNQGGKLDFADPSTRREASIGAYRANAVCAEFSRHIAQLIYNCKRPFGYCYGGSGGAYRTVGSMENTVGIWDGAVPFVLGSPQAIPNVFAVRMYALRILKDKMADIVDALRPGGSGDPYATLTVEQRQVLQECTRMGFPIKSWYGWQYMDAHGFLVLYKSIVAMDQKYFREDFWNKPGYLGYDNPASLQHDHVQTKGVVKKIIGQSEAEKLKLVKPLSESDRGTADRAWASMGSEIKDKPVVYQIDVDVKEIGMGADLIILSGEGKGQVLQIIGTNGKNVVLAAVNEPKLLTYLNVGDSVQVDNSDFLAVQTYYRHQVPSPDYYVWNQFRGYNNVPIYPQRPFLVGPMITMGAAGSIPNGKMNGKMILCCSVWDREAFAWQGDWYRNKVKEHLDEATEDNFRLWYTDRATHGEIDNPCEVVSYQSTLYQALLDVSDWVQKGIEPPMNTNYKVEDGQVVISDIANERGGIQPAVAITANGKERADIKPGESVTLEAVIEVPTNTGGIVTAEWNFEDDEYIPVENIEKFYTSSGGNKVKIQTTHVFQKKGTYFPTLRVASQRNADSKALYTRIQNLSRARVVVN, encoded by the coding sequence ATGAAGATTTTTAGTCTTTTCATTATTTTATGCTGTTTGGCTTTAGTTTATAGTCCTGCTATACAAGCTCAAAAAAGTTTGGTTCATCAAAATTATTCCTTTGAGGCTAAGGATTCAGTATTCAAAAATCCTTTCATTGATGTGGACGAATGGCGTGATAAACCAGTGAAACACCGCTATGTTCATGGCGGTTTTGATGATGGAACACGTTTTTCATTCTACTTTCCCGAAAAGGAAAAATATACAGGCCGTTTCTTTCAGTACATAACTCCCTTTCCCGATAGTGAAACATCGGTGCAGGCGTATGGTGAGGCTCTTAACCCGATTGGTTTTAGTATTACCCATGGGGCTTATTTTGTAGCAACCAATCAGGGCGGCAAGCTTGATTTTGCCGATCCTTCAACAAGAAGAGAAGCTTCAATAGGTGCTTATCGTGCCAATGCAGTTTGTGCCGAATTTTCGAGGCATATTGCGCAACTGATTTACAATTGCAAGCGTCCGTTTGGTTATTGTTACGGTGGCAGCGGTGGAGCTTATCGTACGGTGGGTAGCATGGAAAATACCGTAGGTATTTGGGATGGAGCAGTTCCCTTTGTCTTGGGGTCTCCCCAGGCTATTCCAAATGTATTCGCTGTAAGGATGTATGCTTTACGAATCCTAAAAGATAAAATGGCTGATATTGTTGATGCACTACGTCCCGGGGGAAGTGGTGATCCTTATGCTACCTTAACAGTGGAGCAACGCCAGGTATTACAGGAGTGCACGAGAATGGGCTTTCCAATTAAATCATGGTATGGCTGGCAATATATGGATGCGCACGGTTTTCTTGTTTTGTATAAAAGCATCGTTGCCATGGATCAGAAATATTTTCGCGAAGATTTCTGGAATAAACCGGGGTATTTGGGCTATGACAATCCTGCATCATTACAACATGACCATGTGCAGACTAAGGGAGTTGTTAAAAAAATTATTGGACAATCAGAAGCCGAAAAGCTTAAACTTGTGAAACCTCTTTCCGAATCGGACCGTGGTACTGCTGATCGCGCCTGGGCAAGTATGGGCTCTGAGATTAAAGATAAACCTGTTGTCTACCAGATAGATGTTGATGTGAAAGAAATTGGCATGGGGGCTGACCTTATCATCCTTTCAGGCGAAGGGAAAGGCCAGGTTTTACAAATTATCGGAACCAATGGCAAGAATGTCGTTCTGGCTGCGGTAAATGAACCAAAATTGTTAACGTATTTGAATGTCGGTGACTCTGTTCAGGTTGATAATTCAGATTTTCTGGCTGTTCAGACCTATTATCGTCATCAGGTGCCAAGTCCTGATTATTATGTTTGGAACCAGTTTCGCGGATACAACAATGTCCCAATATACCCACAGCGCCCATTTCTGGTTGGTCCAATGATCACAATGGGAGCTGCCGGATCTATACCTAATGGAAAAATGAATGGAAAAATGATTCTGTGTTGCTCGGTATGGGATCGTGAAGCATTTGCCTGGCAGGGCGATTGGTACCGAAACAAAGTAAAAGAGCATCTTGACGAGGCTACCGAAGATAACTTTCGACTTTGGTACACCGACAGGGCTACTCATGGTGAAATAGATAATCCTTGCGAAGTGGTTTCGTATCAATCGACTCTTTATCAGGCTTTGCTGGATGTTAGCGACTGGGTGCAAAAAGGCATTGAACCGCCAATGAATACAAATTACAAAGTCGAAGACGGGCAGGTAGTTATATCTGATATCGCAAATGAGAGGGGAGGAATTCAACCGGCTGTTGCAATAACAGCAAACGGAAAAGAACGGGCCGACATTAAACCAGGAGAATCAGTTACACTGGAAGCTGTCATAGAAGTTCCGACGAACACAGGTGGAATTGTTACTGCCGAATGGAATTTCGAGGATGACGAATATATCCCGGTAGAAAATATTGAGAAGTTTTACACCAGTTCCGGTGGAAATAAGGTAAAGATTCAAACTACGCATGTGTTTCAAAAGAAAGGGACTTATTTCCCCACACTTCGGGTTGCATCGCAACGAAATGCGGATAGCAAGGCACTTTATACGAGGATTCAGAATCTTAGTAGGGCTAGAGTTGTGGTTAACTAG
- a CDS encoding isopeptide-forming domain-containing fimbrial protein, with the protein MNLIRTTIFLFAVLLFTNCTDNQINLVEAKFQFESADTLFDQPFVDIDEWRDKPVRHRYVHGGFEGTNTRFSFYFPPEEKYEGRFFQYITPFPDNENISQGASGENDKIGFSISSGAYFVETNGGGKTDMANPRANDPTIGAYRANAASALFSRVVAKELFGGERPYGYSFGGSGGAYRTVGGIENTNGVWDGCVPYVLGSPVAIPNVFTVRMHAMRILKDKFPQIVDALEPGGSGDMYAGLNEEERSALEEVTKMGFPPAAWYGYKGMGIHGFLVLYPGVVMADQSYFNKDFWNKPGYLGYDNPGSFDGFRIQKKSKIKALIGYEESVKLGISEAMSDADRGSADNSWKNTGDKGEKPEAIQLDDIMPEIQFLGGDLIILSGEAAGASIQITKIESDKIGLAPTIPLAILAKIKPGDEVQVDNSNFLAVQTYHRHQDPGSQYPVWNQFRDADGNPVYPQRPMIIGPMFTMGAAGSLPTGKFEGKMILLGSLWDREAYPWQCDWYRQRVKENLGDKTEDNFRLWYTEHALHGDQADQLDDATHAVSYIGVLQQALRDLSKWVEKGIEPATTTNYKIVDGQVVVPSVANERAGIQPVVNVTINDTKRADILAGETVTFNVTVEIPKGMGKLVDAVWDFDGSGEYKDPVDLSKAKVSADGTNIEITTEHTFSEAGTHFPVLRVVSERDGDTQTAFARIQNLDRVRVVVK; encoded by the coding sequence ATGAACTTAATTAGAACAACCATTTTCTTGTTCGCAGTTCTGTTATTTACGAATTGCACTGACAATCAGATAAACCTTGTAGAAGCAAAATTTCAGTTTGAATCAGCCGATACATTGTTTGACCAGCCTTTTGTTGATATTGACGAATGGCGTGATAAACCAGTCCGCCACCGGTACGTACATGGAGGTTTTGAAGGTACCAACACCCGTTTTTCCTTTTATTTTCCACCAGAAGAAAAATACGAAGGCCGTTTTTTTCAGTATATAACACCTTTCCCCGATAATGAAAATATTTCGCAGGGTGCTTCCGGCGAAAATGATAAAATCGGATTCTCGATTTCTAGTGGTGCATATTTTGTGGAAACAAATGGAGGAGGAAAAACCGATATGGCCAATCCAAGGGCTAACGATCCGACGATTGGAGCTTATCGTGCCAATGCTGCCTCTGCACTGTTTTCGCGGGTTGTAGCAAAAGAACTATTCGGAGGTGAGCGTCCGTATGGCTATTCATTTGGAGGTAGTGGCGGTGCTTACCGCACGGTTGGAGGAATTGAAAACACCAATGGTGTGTGGGATGGGTGTGTACCTTATGTGTTAGGTTCTCCGGTGGCCATTCCCAATGTATTTACCGTTCGTATGCATGCCATGCGGATTCTAAAGGATAAATTTCCACAAATTGTTGATGCGCTAGAACCTGGAGGGAGTGGCGACATGTATGCGGGATTAAATGAAGAAGAAAGATCAGCTTTGGAGGAAGTTACAAAAATGGGATTTCCACCAGCTGCATGGTATGGGTACAAGGGAATGGGAATACACGGATTCCTGGTTCTTTATCCCGGTGTAGTCATGGCCGATCAAAGTTATTTTAACAAAGATTTCTGGAACAAACCCGGGTATTTAGGATACGATAATCCAGGATCTTTCGATGGTTTTCGTATTCAGAAAAAGAGTAAAATTAAAGCATTAATTGGGTATGAAGAGTCTGTTAAACTTGGTATTAGTGAGGCAATGTCGGATGCAGATAGGGGAAGTGCTGATAACTCGTGGAAAAATACTGGCGACAAAGGTGAAAAACCCGAAGCTATACAACTGGATGATATTATGCCAGAAATTCAATTTCTGGGAGGTGATTTAATCATATTATCGGGCGAAGCAGCTGGTGCTTCCATTCAAATAACAAAGATTGAGAGTGATAAAATAGGTTTGGCACCAACGATTCCTCTCGCGATTTTGGCAAAAATAAAACCGGGGGATGAAGTCCAGGTTGATAACTCTAACTTCCTGGCAGTACAAACTTACCACCGACATCAGGATCCCGGAAGTCAATATCCGGTTTGGAACCAATTCCGCGATGCTGATGGAAATCCTGTTTATCCGCAACGACCAATGATTATCGGACCAATGTTTACTATGGGAGCAGCAGGTTCGTTACCTACCGGAAAATTTGAAGGAAAAATGATACTTCTTGGATCTTTATGGGACAGGGAAGCCTATCCCTGGCAATGCGACTGGTATCGTCAGCGGGTAAAAGAAAATCTTGGAGATAAAACAGAAGATAATTTCCGGCTTTGGTATACCGAACATGCTTTGCATGGAGACCAGGCCGATCAATTGGATGATGCAACACATGCTGTGAGTTATATTGGAGTATTGCAGCAAGCATTACGCGATTTAAGTAAATGGGTTGAGAAAGGGATTGAGCCTGCAACCACAACGAACTATAAAATTGTAGATGGACAGGTTGTTGTACCATCTGTAGCAAACGAAAGAGCAGGGATTCAACCCGTTGTTAATGTAACGATTAACGATACTAAGCGTGCTGATATTCTTGCTGGTGAAACAGTAACCTTTAATGTAACCGTGGAAATTCCTAAAGGAATGGGAAAACTGGTAGATGCAGTCTGGGATTTTGATGGTTCTGGGGAGTATAAAGACCCTGTTGATTTATCCAAAGCAAAAGTGTCGGCTGACGGCACAAATATCGAAATTACAACGGAGCATACGTTTTCTGAAGCAGGAACACACTTCCCGGTTTTGCGTGTGGTATCGGAAAGAGATGGTGATACACAGACGGCATTTGCCAGGATTCAGAATCTGGATAGAGTGAGAGTAGTCGTAAAATAA
- a CDS encoding nucleoside hydrolase-like domain-containing protein, with protein MIIQQQIKKIVFALAIIASLSFQVFCQEGQKQRLIVLTDLDYFEPDDAQSLVRLLLYSNQLDIEGLIATGNAENADDLYPDYIRKIIGEYDKVQANLLKHEAGFPTGQELLNVVKAGIPLYGMEGVGEGKDSEGSDWIIAKLEEKDERPLWINVWGGSNTLAQALWKIKETESEKEAKRLISKLRIYAISDQDDSGAWIRKNFPDLFYIVSPGRYQDGTWGGMMSVIPGLNNDVVSNFWFAENVQQAHGSLGAIYPNVVFGVEGDTPSFLYLINNGLNSPEHPDWGSWGGRYEYYTPDNDTTVEWRIPIVQETRPIWTNAEDTYTPTVEAPYGMSIVNDTTTITGDKVTVSRWREEFQNDFAARMDWCVKEYEEANHPPVVELVTPKEITVKSGEIFQLDGTKCSDPDGDGIIYYWFNYQEAGSCKEPARLFPPNSAKVRAMAPKVDETETVHFILKVTDRGTPRLTRYARVIVTVEPAK; from the coding sequence ATGATAATTCAACAACAAATAAAAAAAATAGTATTTGCGCTAGCTATAATTGCCAGTCTTTCGTTTCAGGTATTTTGTCAGGAAGGTCAAAAACAACGCCTGATTGTTCTAACCGATCTCGATTACTTCGAACCGGACGATGCACAGTCTCTGGTTAGATTGCTACTTTATTCTAATCAGCTTGACATTGAAGGATTAATAGCTACTGGTAATGCAGAAAATGCAGATGATCTTTATCCTGATTATATTCGGAAAATCATTGGAGAATATGATAAAGTACAAGCGAATCTTTTAAAGCATGAAGCAGGCTTCCCAACTGGCCAAGAGTTACTGAATGTAGTAAAGGCAGGAATACCACTTTATGGTATGGAAGGTGTTGGTGAAGGCAAAGACTCTGAAGGTTCGGATTGGATTATTGCAAAATTGGAAGAAAAAGATGAGCGGCCATTGTGGATTAATGTTTGGGGCGGTTCAAATACACTTGCTCAGGCACTTTGGAAGATTAAGGAAACAGAATCCGAAAAAGAAGCAAAGAGGTTAATAAGCAAACTAAGGATTTACGCTATCTCTGATCAGGATGATTCTGGAGCATGGATTAGAAAAAACTTTCCCGATTTATTTTATATCGTAAGTCCGGGTAGATACCAAGATGGAACCTGGGGAGGAATGATGAGTGTAATTCCAGGATTAAACAATGATGTGGTATCTAATTTTTGGTTTGCTGAAAATGTACAACAAGCACATGGATCGCTTGGTGCTATTTATCCAAATGTGGTTTTTGGTGTTGAAGGCGATACACCGTCCTTTCTGTATTTGATAAATAACGGATTAAATTCTCCGGAACATCCTGATTGGGGAAGCTGGGGAGGACGTTACGAGTATTACACTCCTGATAACGATACTACTGTTGAGTGGCGAATTCCGATTGTACAGGAAACCAGGCCTATCTGGACAAATGCAGAAGATACTTATACGCCTACGGTTGAAGCTCCTTATGGAATGTCAATTGTAAATGATACAACAACTATTACAGGAGATAAAGTAACTGTTTCCAGGTGGCGCGAAGAATTTCAAAACGATTTTGCAGCCCGAATGGACTGGTGTGTTAAGGAATATGAAGAAGCCAACCATCCTCCGGTTGTGGAATTGGTTACCCCGAAAGAGATTACAGTAAAATCAGGAGAGATTTTTCAGCTCGATGGGACGAAATGCTCTGATCCAGACGGCGATGGAATAATTTATTACTGGTTTAATTATCAGGAAGCCGGTTCATGTAAAGAACCTGCCCGTCTGTTCCCGCCTAATTCAGCCAAAGTAAGAGCCATGGCTCCTAAAGTTGACGAAACTGAAACCGTTCACTTTATATTAAAAGTTACCGACCGGGGTACACCAAGATTAACAAGATATGCCCGTGTCATTGTAACTGTTGAACCTGCTAAATAA
- a CDS encoding family 43 glycosylhydrolase translates to MIRSATAILTLLITISVSGQNPFITNMYTADPSARVFNDTLYVYPSHDQDTATLFSMEDWHVFSTTDMKNWTDHGVAFSLDDISWASSQAWAPDCIDRNGKYYFYYPVESSKIGVAVSDKPTGPFKDPLDSALIHIKSKGAYCTRDFIDPCVFIDDDGQAYLYMGQLVVNAIKLNEDMISYDGQVYLLQGTDGFFEASWMHKYNGNYYLSYAATSGKIEYCMSDNPLGPFQYKGVVLEEMNSGTNHHSIVEYNNQWYLFYHNADLYFKKSS, encoded by the coding sequence ATGATCCGATCTGCTACTGCAATTTTAACCTTATTAATCACTATTAGTGTTTCAGGACAAAATCCTTTTATAACGAATATGTATACAGCCGATCCATCGGCAAGAGTGTTTAATGATACACTGTATGTTTATCCATCTCATGACCAGGATACAGCAACGCTTTTCAGTATGGAAGACTGGCATGTCTTTTCTACAACTGATATGAAGAACTGGACTGATCATGGTGTGGCATTTTCGCTGGATGATATAAGTTGGGCCAGCTCACAGGCATGGGCACCTGATTGTATCGACCGCAATGGAAAGTACTATTTCTATTATCCGGTAGAATCGAGTAAAATAGGTGTAGCAGTTAGCGATAAACCTACGGGTCCTTTTAAGGATCCGCTTGATTCAGCTCTGATACATATAAAATCAAAAGGAGCTTATTGTACTCGCGATTTTATCGATCCCTGTGTTTTTATCGATGACGACGGACAGGCCTATCTGTATATGGGACAATTGGTGGTTAATGCCATAAAACTTAACGAGGATATGATTTCCTACGACGGACAGGTATATCTCCTGCAAGGTACCGATGGCTTTTTTGAAGCCAGTTGGATGCATAAATATAATGGTAATTATTACCTTTCATATGCAGCTACTTCTGGTAAAATTGAATATTGTATGAGTGATAATCCGCTGGGACCTTTTCAATACAAGGGAGTTGTTTTGGAGGAGATGAACAGTGGAACAAATCACCATTCAATAGTAGAGTACAACAATCAATGGTATTTGTTCTATCACAATGCCGATTTGTATTTTAAAAAATCATCCTGA
- a CDS encoding DUF1593 domain-containing protein, giving the protein MNLEAIIQTNSVYQLKGWSSEKWIEQQIDAYEQVYPNLKIHDSAYPSPDYIRSKLFIGDEESTHVVVDHDAPLRIPGVEPVIDPANWADTPGSDKIVEILLEDDPRLVYIQAWGGGNTAARAFYKLKTQYPADYKRAVSKVVMYNIWYQDGAGSYIEKYHPGVIMLLSHYFSGTWDYGSQRYTKPFVTEYLHNNHGPLAALYPQDYISEGDSPAFLYILGNGLRGYENPTWGGWGGRFYKVDGFENVYRDIDKGSFLRWIEYANRDFEARLKWCVADKYEDANHKPNIKIVGELDRNG; this is encoded by the coding sequence ATGAATCTTGAAGCCATAATTCAAACCAATTCAGTTTATCAACTAAAAGGTTGGAGTTCCGAAAAATGGATTGAGCAGCAAATTGATGCGTATGAACAAGTTTATCCGAACTTAAAAATTCATGATTCTGCATATCCGTCTCCGGATTATATCAGAAGCAAATTGTTCATAGGTGATGAGGAGTCGACACACGTGGTTGTCGATCATGATGCACCTTTACGAATTCCCGGAGTAGAGCCGGTAATCGATCCTGCTAATTGGGCCGATACTCCGGGTTCTGATAAAATTGTAGAAATTTTGTTGGAAGACGATCCACGACTTGTTTATATTCAGGCATGGGGAGGCGGAAACACTGCTGCTAGGGCTTTTTATAAGCTCAAAACACAATATCCTGCTGATTATAAAAGAGCCGTTTCGAAAGTAGTAATGTACAATATATGGTACCAGGATGGTGCAGGCAGCTATATTGAAAAATATCATCCGGGTGTAATCATGTTGCTCTCACACTATTTCAGCGGAACCTGGGATTATGGAAGCCAGCGTTACACGAAACCTTTCGTAACAGAATACTTGCATAATAATCACGGGCCATTGGCAGCTCTGTATCCCCAGGACTACATCAGCGAAGGGGATTCTCCTGCATTTTTATACATACTGGGTAATGGACTAAGAGGCTATGAGAATCCGACCTGGGGTGGCTGGGGTGGTCGCTTTTATAAGGTTGATGGTTTTGAAAATGTTTACCGCGATATAGACAAAGGCTCATTTCTCAGATGGATTGAATATGCCAACCGTGATTTTGAAGCCAGATTGAAATGGTGTGTTGCAGATAAGTATGAAGACGCCAATCATAAACCGAATATTAAAATAGTGGGTGAATTGGATCGAAACGGTTAA
- a CDS encoding cadherin repeat domain-containing protein — protein sequence MNWIETVKSGELVEIEAEINDPDPVDLEALWERMGPIVQQRGYDKSILPALAARQPKFSPLWWQYVEAGSYQGNIKLSDPAQNKVQLVAPKVNKPETIHLILEAKDGGSPGLTAFSRVVITVMPE from the coding sequence GTGAATTGGATCGAAACGGTTAAGTCGGGGGAGTTGGTTGAGATTGAAGCTGAAATTAATGATCCTGATCCGGTTGATTTAGAGGCGCTTTGGGAAAGGATGGGGCCTATTGTGCAACAACGCGGATACGATAAATCAATACTGCCGGCACTGGCGGCCCGACAACCTAAATTTTCACCACTTTGGTGGCAATATGTTGAAGCCGGCAGCTATCAGGGAAATATAAAACTTTCCGATCCTGCACAAAATAAAGTTCAGCTTGTAGCGCCAAAGGTTAATAAGCCCGAAACAATTCATTTGATTTTGGAGGCAAAAGATGGTGGCTCTCCGGGCTTAACGGCTTTTTCGAGGGTAGTAATAACCGTGATGCCAGAGTAA
- a CDS encoding alpha-L-rhamnosidase C-terminal domain-containing protein, producing MLHDYMMYGGDNEFVKDKLQSTRNVLEFFKRYQAEDGSLRDVPYWTFTDWVNAEGWGEGIPPMGKDGCSSSLDLQLLWAYQVAASLEHNLGLEELAADYTKKAEQLKKTIKAKYWDEKKQLFADRIEKDLFSQHAGILAILTGTVSSEEAKDMAQKIVSDSTLAPASIYFKFYLHQALTKAGFGNDYLSWLGKWRENMDMGLTTWAETSEVNDTRSDCHAWGSSPNIEFFRIILGIDSDAPGFSKVKIEPHLGGLKEIGGEMPHPNGKIKVKYSHSENSLRATIDLPVNTSGVFVWDGKTYELKSGNNSLKLYE from the coding sequence ATGCTTCACGACTACATGATGTATGGTGGTGACAATGAATTTGTGAAAGATAAACTTCAGAGCACCCGAAATGTATTGGAATTCTTTAAGCGATATCAAGCTGAAGATGGTTCTTTGAGAGATGTTCCGTACTGGACTTTTACCGACTGGGTTAATGCTGAAGGCTGGGGCGAAGGAATACCACCAATGGGAAAAGATGGATGTTCATCTTCACTGGACTTGCAGCTATTGTGGGCTTATCAGGTTGCAGCTAGTCTCGAACACAATTTGGGATTGGAAGAGCTTGCAGCGGATTACACGAAAAAGGCCGAGCAATTAAAAAAGACAATCAAAGCAAAATACTGGGATGAAAAAAAGCAATTATTCGCCGATAGAATAGAGAAAGATTTGTTTTCGCAACATGCCGGTATTTTGGCGATCCTTACGGGAACCGTAAGTTCCGAAGAGGCTAAAGACATGGCACAAAAGATTGTGTCTGATTCAACACTGGCACCAGCTTCTATCTATTTTAAATTTTACCTGCATCAGGCATTAACTAAAGCAGGTTTCGGAAATGATTACCTGAGTTGGTTGGGGAAATGGAGAGAAAACATGGATATGGGCTTAACAACCTGGGCTGAGACTTCTGAAGTGAACGATACCCGTTCTGATTGCCATGCCTGGGGTTCAAGCCCGAATATCGAGTTTTTCAGAATTATTCTGGGAATTGATAGTGATGCCCCCGGTTTTTCAAAAGTAAAGATTGAGCCCCATCTTGGTGGATTAAAAGAAATTGGAGGAGAAATGCCGCATCCAAACGGAAAAATTAAAGTAAAATATTCGCATTCAGAGAATAGCCTGAGAGCCACTATTGATTTACCTGTAAATACATCTGGTGTTTTTGTCTGGGATGGTAAAACCTACGAGTTAAAATCTGGAAACAATTCACTTAAACTTTATGAATAA
- a CDS encoding family 43 glycosylhydrolase — translation MKIVTHLTAIVLLFMYCSISKKNEQQTDNKLRYNSIRPGQTYLDTEGKPIQAHGFSVFYKDGTYYWYGENKEKTVEGSNVWTWGIRCYTSTDFYNWEDRGLIIEPDTLNPYSPLNPSQGIDRPHIIFNEATQKYVCWIKVMGEDGQFMTVLTADNFFGPYEIVQKAIRPNGFEAGDFDLFVDEETGKGYIWHERPHYEMICAELTDDFISVNGKFSVHYSGLIPPDTREAPTHFVAQGKHYMYTSGTTGYSPNQSLISIFEDYHGEYIDLGNPHPADTTFSSYCSQITEVIKIPGKKNLYVVMADRWMPEWCGTDEPRREVERIRNRFLGHKPDPLNFDEVKLMDRTGEKRSDWDVRDKATYVWLPIIWESGVPNIYWKDEWKLEDFK, via the coding sequence ATGAAGATAGTAACACATTTGACAGCAATCGTTTTATTATTCATGTACTGTTCCATTTCTAAAAAGAACGAACAGCAGACAGATAATAAATTAAGATATAATTCAATTAGACCTGGGCAAACTTATTTGGATACTGAAGGAAAACCAATTCAGGCTCATGGCTTTTCTGTTTTTTATAAAGATGGAACTTATTACTGGTACGGTGAGAATAAAGAAAAGACAGTTGAAGGTAGTAATGTTTGGACTTGGGGAATTCGTTGCTATACTTCCACCGATTTTTATAATTGGGAAGACCGCGGACTTATAATTGAACCGGATACCTTGAATCCTTATTCTCCGTTAAATCCATCTCAGGGAATAGATCGGCCACATATTATATTCAATGAAGCGACACAGAAATATGTTTGTTGGATAAAGGTAATGGGTGAAGATGGACAATTTATGACGGTCTTAACAGCAGATAATTTTTTTGGTCCTTATGAGATTGTTCAAAAAGCAATACGACCAAATGGTTTTGAAGCTGGCGATTTTGATTTGTTCGTGGATGAAGAAACTGGAAAGGGATACATTTGGCACGAACGGCCACATTATGAAATGATTTGTGCTGAATTAACAGATGATTTTATTTCTGTGAATGGTAAGTTCTCAGTGCATTATTCAGGTTTAATTCCACCTGATACAAGAGAAGCACCAACACATTTCGTAGCCCAAGGTAAACATTACATGTACACCTCGGGTACTACGGGTTATTCTCCTAACCAATCATTAATTTCAATTTTTGAAGATTATCATGGTGAATATATCGATCTTGGAAATCCACATCCGGCCGATACGACATTTAGTTCGTATTGTTCGCAGATTACCGAGGTTATTAAAATACCTGGTAAAAAGAACCTTTATGTTGTCATGGCTGACAGGTGGATGCCTGAATGGTGTGGGACGGACGAGCCCCGAAGAGAAGTTGAACGAATCAGAAATCGATTCTTAGGTCATAAACCCGATCCTTTAAATTTTGATGAAGTGAAATTGATGGACAGAACAGGAGAAAAACGTTCGGATTGGGATGTACGTGATAAAGCAACATATGTGTGGTTGCCCATTATTTGGGAAAGTGGCGTGCCAAATATTTATTGGAAAGATGAATGGAAACTTGAAGATTTTAAATAA